In Phorcysia thermohydrogeniphila, the DNA window TAGGAACTTCCCTGAGTACCTCTGGTTCAAGTGATAGTTATCTGGTCGGTTCCTTTAAAAAGGGTGGTTTTGAGGGCATTTACTCTTTTGTTTACAGAGAAGATAAGGGACCTCATGAAGGGTATACGGATTGGATAGGTACTACGAGGAATATCTCTCTATTCAGTAAGCACTTTACCTACTACTTGAAGCTCAACCACGAGAGCGGTTTCTACTTTAAATCTTACGGAGTAAACAGGGACGATTCTTTCCCACTTTCCATTTCAGGATTTATAGTTAACGGTGAGCATTCGTTTACCGATAGAACTGCTTACTTTAACCAGTTTGGCTTTAAGAGGAACAAAGATGCCTTTTTCTTTGATTTCCACGCTTACTTTAACTGGTTCTACCTCAAAAGGGGATACAACCTATGTCCATCAACCGTTTCTATCTGTAGTAATTACTTTGCCCCTGACGGCCTTTACGCTGTTGAAAAGAGGTACGTAAAAAATCCGGGACTCTCCTTATTTGCGAGTTATACCTCTGACTATGGAAAGTTTTCTGGAGGATTTGATTTAAGCGTTGCGGAGCTCTATAAAACGACTATAGATGCTAACTTTCTGCTTTCTTCAACGCTTTTTTTGAGCTTTGAGGATGTTGAGAAAGTTCCTTATAGCACTCTTCCAGCATCCGAAAATCTAATAGACGAAGTTACGAGAGTTACGCTTTCCCCTTACTTTCAGTACCTTTTAGCGGAGGATAACTACAGCTTTCTTTTCAACGTAAGAGTAGACAGAGCAACAGATGTAGGTAACGCCCTTTCTTACTCTCTTTCGGCCCTCTATAAGTTTAACGATAATTTGAGCTTTAAGCTCAACCTTGGTAGAGCCGCAAGGGTTCCTTCCTTTGAAGAGATGTACATCAAGAACAACCCGGTGTTGCTCGGTAACAGAGATTTGAAATTTGAGAAAGTGGATTCTGTAATGCCTGCCCTTGAGTACACAGGGGATACAACGCAGCTTAAGCTGCTTTTCTACTTTAACTGGATTAGTGACCTGATTTACAAAGAGACTGTAAACGATATTCAAAAACGTTGGACCAATGCTGACGGCTCTGTAAAGGTAAGAGGTATGCTCCTTACTCTCAAGAAATCTCTCTTTAATCGCTATGAAGTCTACTTTGATGTCGGCAGAAGGTTCTCATACTCAGGTAGTGTTGAAAAGGATTACTTTCAGTTTCCCTCTTGGAAAGGAGTTACGGGAGTTACGTATACTGGCAGTGGCGTAGAACTTGACGTCTGTACAGAGTTCTACTCGCGTATTTCAGATGATGTTGGAGGATACTACCTGCTCAACCTCAGTTCGCGCTGGAATCTTCGTAAAGACCTTACCCTTACTCTTGAACTGAGAAACATTTTGGACAGGAACGTTTATTACCCGGCATCTTGGCCAAAATTGGTAGATGAAGGTAGAAATCTATGGCTTGGATTAGAGTATTCCTTTTAGTTTTTATTGTTTTGTTGCCGCTGGCTTCAAGTGCTAAAGAGGTTAGAGCTTGTATTATTGACAGCTACGGTATTAGGGTCACTAATTACGTCAGAGAGCGTCTTGAGGAGCTTTTGAAGAGAAAGTACACCTTGGTTTCTTACTCAAGAAAGAGCTGTGATGTAAAGGTGCTTTTGGGCACTCCAGCAGTTGTGAGGGCTTTAAAGGAGGGAGAAAAGGGCAGAGTAATTTATACCTTTGTTATGTTTCCTGAGCTTCTTAGGCTTGAAAAGAAGAAGAACTTTATAGGCATTAGGATATTTCCATTACCTAAGAGAACTGCTGAAAAGTTCTTTACCTATACAGGGCTTGAGAGGAAAAAAATTGCTGTTCCTATTAGTAAGGATATGGTAAAACTTGCCAAACGCTACCTGCCACCGGACCTTTTTGACCTTGTCCCTTTTTCTGGGGACGTTGCTACTGTTTACCCTAAGCTAAAGGACTATAGCTATGTATACGTCTTCCCTGACCCCGTAGTTTTGAGGATAGTTAACATGCTTAACCTCGTTAAGTTCTGTAAGAACAGCGGGATAATCCTTATCTCTGGTCTCCCTGATCTTGATAGGTATGATGTGAACTTCATATATGCTGTTGATTATAACGACCTCGTGGATATAATTGTGGAGCTAATTAACGAGAACCCTAAGGAGAGAATAATTCCCTGTCCGGCAAGAGTAAAAGTATGGAATCGCTAAAGAGGTTTCTCCTTAAAAGGTCGTCGGTAATTTTCATTTTCTCTATAGTGGCTATAGTAGCCTTTAGTTACGTTTCAACAAGGGATGTTGGCAAGATTTACAATAAAAATTACCTCTACATAACTGCACTTGCGGGAAAAAGCCTTCGTTATATAACTGATATATACTACAATGATTACCTTATTTATCAGAATTTGAAAAACGTTAAATATAGAATCAATGACGTTGAAGCGGTCTATCTGTTTTTTAGAGGGAAAGAATACCTGTATTCCGAAGGTGTTTCTGGGGACTACTTCCCTCTCTTTAGGAAGTGTCACGAAGTTGAAAAAGAAAAAATGATTTCAGTTGATGGAAAGGTTCTTGTATGCTATCCATTTCATGAAGAGTTAGCTTCAGAACTTTTAAGGGATACGCGAAAAGAGGGAGTATTTGCCATTCTATTTGATAAAAAATACGTTGAGGTTATTCTAAAGGACTGGTTTTTAAAGAACTTGGTACTGCTGTTTCTACTCTTTGGTGTGGGAACCTTGATTGTTGTGGCTATTCTTGTTCGTATTTCTGAAAACTTCCGTCTTTTGGAGAGTATGATTAGGAGGACGGAGGAGTTTCTGAAGAGAGAGAACTTAGCACAGGAATATAAAAAGGAACTCCAGAAATTTGTTGACTCGTTTTCTTTCTTGGAGTTCAGCAAGATAGGAAACCTAATAATAAACTTGATGGGAAGAGTTGTAGAGCTTACCCAGAGGTTAAAGGAGCAGGCTATAGTTGATGCTTTGACAGGTCTTTATAACAGGAACTACTTGGAACAGTTTGTAGATAAAATAGTTAACTTGGTCCAAAGACAGGGACTTCCGTTAGCTGTAGCGATGATTGACATAGATAATTTTAAACAGGTAAATGATACCTACGGTCACAAGAAAGGGGACGAGGTTTTAAGAACCCTTGGAAAGATTGTTAAGTCTTCCGTAAGGAGGTCGGATATTGCCATTCGTTACGGAGGAGAAGAGATACTTATTATCTTTCCTAACAGTAAGAAAGAGTATGCTAAGTATGTTGTGAATAGGATTAAAGAAAGGTTGAAGAGTTACGACTTTGGCATAGGAAGGCCTGTAACCTTTAGTGCTGGTATCGCAGGTTACCCAGAAGAAGTTAAAGATTTGAGTTCTCTCAACAGTATAATTGAGATAGCGGATAAAAAACTTTATTTAGCCAAGAAGAAAGGCAAGGACAGAATAGAGCTATAGAGATAGGAACCGCCCGGAGAATCGTCCGGACGGCACTAAAAGGAAAAACTCATTCTATTTCTTACACTTCTTGCAGAGGAAGTAATCTGTAGCGGTTGTTGGTATCTCCTCAGCCTTTACGGGCCCTACTTTCTTAGGCTTTACTCCGGGAGGTGGTGGGGTCCTAAGAGCTTCCTTGCGGGCTTTTATTATATCTTCGCAAGTGATATCTCTCGGTATTTTGAGCTTCTGCTTGGGAAAGATAAGGTGGGGATTCTTAATCTTGTCCCTGTTTGCTTTGTAAATTAAAGGCCACTGCCATGGGTCTCCGTAGATGTAATCTTTTGAAGCTATTCCCCATAGAGTGTCCCCTTTCTTGACTACGTAACTCTTTGGAAGGGATTGCCACTTTTCAAGGAGCTCCTTGCACCTGTCCACCTTTTGACGGGCGATTTCTTCAAGCCTTTGTAACCGCTTTAAGAGGTTTTCTCTTTCTTCTAACTCTCTCCTTAGTTTGTCAACTTCAGAAGATACAACCCCAAAGCGTTCCTTTAGCTCTTCTTCTTTTGCTCTCAGGAGGGCAAGCTCTTTTCTACACTTTTCAAGCTTTGCAAGAAGTTCCTTATGTTCCTCTTTTGCCTTCTTGTAGGCCTTAAAGAGGGCTTCTGGGTAGAATGCAAAGTCTGGAGCATATAGGATGTAGTTTTCTGTGGCGTTAGCTTGGTTTGTGCCTGTAGCAATTCCGCTTATAAGTGCTATTGATAAAGCTGCTAATATTTTTTTCATCTTTTACCTCCCAAGCTTCTCTTCAAGTTCGCGAATTTTCATTAGGAGCTCCCACTTTGAAGGGTAAGATTCAAGCTTATTAGTCAACTGAGCTCTTTCTCTTTCAAGGTTGGCAAGCTGAGATTCTAAGGAGGAAATTTCTTTTCTTATAGCTTCTTTCTCTTTCATGCATTTATTTAACGCGCTTTTAAGGGCCTCATTCTCCTTTTTGAGTTTCTGATACCGGGCTGGGAGTGTATCGGTTTTTGATTCAGCTTCCGGTTTTATATCGCAAACGCCGGCATAAGCGGAGGCAGATAGGAGCATTCCTGAGGAAATTAGAATAGCAGACAGTTTTTTCATGCTTCCTCCCGTTTTAATCTAAGTTACCTGCTGCAGTTCATTATATCACAAAGAGATGAAAAGCCCCCAGCAAAGGCAGGGGGCTTTGGTTTAGTTTTGCTGTTCGTTCCACCGCTTTTTCTCAATCATGTAGTAGATAACCGGAATTACTACAAGGGTTAGCGTTGTTGAGGCAAAGACGCCAAAGAGGAGGGAAATTGCAAGTCCTTGGAATATCGGGTCAAGGAGGATAACCGCTGCGCCGACCATTGCTGCAGCTGCTGTGAGGACTATTGGTCTAAACCTAACTGCACCGGCCTCTATGATGGACTCTTTTAACGGAGCTCCCTCTTTTTTCTTCATCAGGATAAAGTCAACCAAGATAATGGAGTTCCTAACAACTATACCTGCGAGAGCTATAAACCCTATCATTGATGTAGCTGTAAAGTAGGTTGTCTTTCCAAGGAGCTTTGTCATTATCCAGTGGCCGGGGACAATTCCTATCATGGTTAGCGGAATTGGAACCATGATTATCATCGGAATTACGAAGGACTGGAACTGACCAACGATAAGGAGGTAAATAAGGATTAGGGCAACTGCAAAGGCAGCTCCCATATCCCTGAAGGTCTCATACGTAATCTGCCACTCTCCGTCCCACTTCATCATTGGCTTAAAGTCGTCTTTTGGCATGGACGGTGGAATGAAGGTGTAGTCTATCTTGTAGCCTTCGGGGAGCGGATTCTCTGAAAGGTACTTGTTAATTGCCAGTATCGGGTAGATTGGAGCTTCGTATTTTCCTGCCACGTCTCCAATTACGTAGGAAACGGGGTGGAGGTTCTTGTGGTAGATAGTTTTATCCGCTGGAACTTTAACTATCTCTACGAGCTCCCTTAAAGGAATGAGTTTACCCTGCCTGTTCATTACAGAGAGGCTGAGGATGTCCTCAATTTTTTCCCTTTGCTCCCTTGGAAGCCTCACGAATATCTTGACTGGGTCTGAGTCAAGGTCTGTATGGGCAACGCTAACTGGAGCTCCTTGAAGGGCAATGCTGATAGTCTTGGTAATCTGTTCCTCTGTTACGCCGGACTCCCTTGCTTTACGCCTGTTTATTTTCACCTCGTACTTGTAGTAGTCGGCGTCAACGAGGGTGTCAACGTCAACTACACCTTCCGTCTTCCTGAATACTTCGGCAATCTGCAGGGCTATCCTTCTCCTAACCTCATCGTCTTTTCCGTAGATTTCTGCGACAAGGGTTGAGAGAACCGGAGGACCCGGAGGAACTTCAACGATTTTAATGTTAGCTTCAGGGTTGACTGCTTTAGCTACCTCTTGAATCTTAGGCCTTTCTTCTTTTGCAATGTCGTGGGACTGACGCTTCCTCTCGTGCTTATCTATGAGGTTAACCCTTATATCTGCAACGTTTCCGCCTTGCCTTAGGTAGTAGTGTCTTACAAGTCCGTTAAAGTCAAAGGGAGATGCCGTTCCTATATAGGCTTCGTAGTCTGTAACCTCTGGGATGCTAGAGAGGTACTCTGTAATAGCTTTTACTACCCTTGCAGTTTCTTCAAGTGAAGTACCTTCAGGCATATCTACGACTACTTGGAACTCGCTCTTGTTGTCAAAGGGGAGGAGCTTAACGATAACTGTCTTTGTGTAGAACATTGAAACGGCTCCTACCATCATGAGGAGGACGGCAGAGAGGAAAGCCCACCTCTTCCAAGCGGACTCAAGGAGGGGCCTTACAATTTTGTTGTAAGCCCTGTAGGTGAAGCTCTTCTTTAGGTCAAACTTTTCCTCTTCTTCTTCAGCCTCTTTCTTTAGGAGGTAGTAAGCAGCCCAAGGGGAAATTACGAATGCGACTATGAGGGAGAAGAACATTGCAATTGAGGCGTTAACTGGAATTGGCCTCATGTAGGGACCCATGAGGCCGCTGACGAATGCCATCGGCAGGAGGGCAGCTATAACGGTAAAGGTCGCGAGGATTGTCGGGTTACCAACCTCTGCTACGGCGTATATAGCCGCCTGAAGTGGGGGCCTCTCTTTTAGCTTGAGGTGCCTATGGATATTCTCAACTACTACGATTGCATCGTCAACAAGGAGACCTAAGGTGAATATTAGGGCAAAGAGGGTAACGCGGTTGAGGGTGTAGCCTGTTAAGAGGTCAATAAAGAGAGTTAGTGCTAAGGTTGTCGGAATTGCGATGGATACAACGAAGGCCTCTTTTACTCCAAGGGTTAAGCCTATGAATATAACAACTGCGAAAATAGCCACTCCTAAGTGGAACATTAGCTCGTCAAACTTGTCCTGAGCGGTTTTACCGTAGTTCCTCGTAACGGTAACGTGGACGTCTTTTGGAAGTATTTTGGGCTTTATTTCTTCAAGCTTTTTAAGTATTTCCTTGGCAACTACAACAGCGTTTGTTCCTTTCTTCTTAGCAATTGCTATTGTAACTGCCGGGAACTGGTTGCCGTGCTTTTCTATAAATTCCCTGCTTACTCCTTTTTTCTCGGCGTTTGGACCAAAACCTATGAAGACGTAGTTCTCAGGGTCAATTGGGGCATCTGTAACGGTCGCAACGTCCTTTAGGTAAACAGGTTTGCCCCTGTAAACGGCAACGACGACGTTTTTAAGGTCGTCTATCGTTTTTATGAACTCTCCCGCTTCAACGGGGAATTCAGTGTTATCTTCAACAACCTTTCCGGCTGGGAGTTTCTGGTTAGCAGACCTTATGGCCTGAACTACCTGAAGGAGGGAGAGATGGTAGCTCTTGAGCTTGTTCTTGTCTATTAAAACCTTATACCTCTTAGTATCGCCGCCGATTATCCACGTCTTTGAAACGTCTTCTACCTGCTTGAGCTGTAAGCAGAGCTCCTTTGCTATCTGCCTTAGCTCGTAGGGAGTCCTCTTTTCGCTCCAGAGAGTTAAGGCGACTATCGGAACGTCGTTTATGTCCATCGGTTTAACGAGAGGTTGGAGAGCTCCCGGCGGGAGCTTGTCCATGTTTGACATTAGCTTGTTGTAGAGTTTTACAAGGGAGTCCTCCATGTCCTCGCCGACTTTAAACCTTGCAACTATCAGCGCCATTCCCGGCTTGGACACGGAGTAAACGTAGTCCATTCCCTTTATTTCCCAAATCAGCTTTTCAAACTCCGTCGTAACTTTCCTTTCAACCTCTTTTGCAGAAGCTCCCGGATAAGGAATGAAGATATCAACCATAGGGACGACTATCTGGGGTTCCTCTTCCTTGGGAGTGAGGACGATAGCAGCAAGTCCTATGAGTATTGATGCCAGCAAGAAGAGAGGCGTAAGCTTAGAGGTTATGAACTTTTTGGTTATGTTTCCCGCTATTCCAAGCTGAACGTTTTTCATTTCTTACCCCTCTACCTTTGCTCCGTCGCAGAGTTTACTTACGCCGGAAACAGCTATTGTCTCTCCTTCGTGAAGTCCCGAAATAACGGTGACCCTATCCCCTTTCCTCTTTCCTGTCTTTATGAGCCTTAGGTGGGCAGTGCCGTTCTCTATAACAAAGACGTACTCAAGGGAGCCTACTCTGTAAACTGCAGAGGCAGGGATTGATATCTCTTTTCTTGAGGATATAGGAAATTCAATAACTGCGTAAGTTCCGGGTATTACATTTGGAGCTTCGGGGAGAGTAACTTTTACTCCGAACTTGTGGGAAACGGGGTCGGAGCTCCTGTCAACCTCCGATACCGTTCCTACAAGCTTTAGTCCTTTTACTTTTACAGTTACTTTGTCACCTACGTGGATTTTACCCGCATAAGTGTTATCTATAAAAGCTCTAACCTTTAGAGGGTATGTCCCTATTTTAAATACAGGAGTCTGGGGTGAGACCAGATTGCCGCTGTCAACGAGCTTCTGGAGGACAACACCGTCAACCGGTGACTTTAGGTAGGTGTAGGAGAGGTAGGCGCTTGCTTTTTTAAGGTCCGCCTCTATCTGTTCTTTCTTTGCAAGGAGTGCCTTTTCCCTTTCTTTAAGCTGGGCCTCTTTGGCCTTTACGGCTTCAAGGTTTGCCTTTGCAGCCTCATACTGGGTTTTAACTTCATCAAACTTCTGCTTTGAAACGGCATCGGCCTTTAAGAGCTCTTCAAACCTTCTGTAAGTTTTCTCGGCTAAGAGTAGATTTGCCTCGGCAGCTCTCCTGTGAGCTCTAACTTCTTCCATAGCTTGGGAAATCTCTTTAAGGGCGGCCTCTATCTCTTTAATACCGGCTTTTGCCTTTTCAACGTCCGGCCTTATATCGCTGCTGTCAATAACGGCGAGAACCTCTCCCTTCTTTACTTTCTTTCCGGGAGTAGCTTTTACTTCTATGAGATAACCTACGACCTTGGGGGAGATAAATATTTCTTGGTCGGGAATTACAGTTCCGGAGAACGTTTCCTTTTCTTCTACGGTGGTTGACTGAACGGTTGCCGTTTTAACTCCCGTTACAGTTTTCACTTTGAGCGGTTCAAGCGATGACTCTTCGCTACCGCAGGAAGAAACGGCCAAAAGGAGTGCAGCGGCAATGAGTAGCCTTCTCGCCATTTGATACCTCTCTTCTTAAAGTTTGCTGTCGGAATAATTATCTTATTAGAATCAAGCATAATGTCAAGTATTGTAAGTTACGATTGAAGCTATTAAGCCGCTGCACCCTTAAGAAGAATTTCCTAAAGTTTTAGGAAGTAGTTAACGAAGACATCGCAGTAGAGTTCTAACCTCTTCCACTTTTCCTCAGTTCCCCTGACGATGCCTGTGTCTATCCCCTCCTCCTTGAGTTCTTCTCTATAGGCCTCTATCCACTTTTCCACGTCTTCCTGAGTAACTTCCAAGTGGAACTGGAGGCCAACAACTTGGTTTCCTATCCTAAAGGCTTGATTCCTGTACTTTACGGAGGAGGCCATTCTTACAGCACCTTCTGGAAGGTCAAAGGTATCCCCATGCCAGTGGAAGACCTCAATCTCGCTCTGGTATATCACTTCAAGCTGGTCCTGAGGGTAGATAAAGTCCCAGCCTATTTCTTTCCCCCACTTGCCCTTGTAGACCTTTGCACCGAAAGCGCTCGCTATGAGCTGGGCTCCCAAACACACTCCAAGAACCTTCTTTCCTGAGCTGTAGAACTTCTTTATGAGCTCTTTCTCGTAGGAGAGGAAGGGGTACTTGTCCTCTTCGTAAACTCCCATTGGGCCGCCTAAAATAAGGAGTATGTCAAAGTCCTCCTCTCTGGCCTCTTCCCCATTAAAGGCGTTAATTTCTGTTATCTCAACTCCCCTCCTCTCAAAGCTCTTTTTAAAGTTTCCAAGTCCTTCTATTTCAATGTTTTTTATGGCTAAGAGTTTCATTTCGTTCCTCCCACCGTAATTTCTGGAATTCTAATCGTGGGGAGTCCATCAGAAACCGGAACGCCTTGTCCATCTTTTCCGCACGTTCCAATGGAGAATCCTAAGTCGTTACCGACAGCGTCTATCTGACGGAGAACCTCAGGACCGTTACCTATCAGCGAAACACCCCTTATGGGCTCTGTAACTTCGCCGTTTTCAATGAGGTAGCCCTCTGACACTTCAAAGATAAAGTCCCCGTTTACCGTATTTACTTGACCGCCTCCCATTTTTACGACGAGTATGCCTTTTTTTGTGTCCCTTATTATTTCTTCTGGGTCGGTGTCTCCCGGGGCTATGTAGGTGTTTGTCATCCTCGGGATTGGAACGTGCATGTAGGACTGTCTCCTTCCGTTCCCGGTTGAGAACTCGCCGCTCTTCATAGCCTCAGTGAGGTCGTACATGAAGCTTTTAAGAACACCGTTTTCTATGAGGACATTTTTGCGGGTAGGAGTTCCCTCATCGTCGTAGCCGGAGCTCCCGTACATTCCAGCCATACTACCATCATCAATAACCGTGATGAGCTCAGAGGCCACTTTTTCACCGATTTTTCCTGAGTATACTGATAGTCCCTGATTTGCAAGGTCTGCTTCAAGGCCGTGGCCAACGGCCTCGTGTATCATCGTTCCGCCGGCCTTTGAGGAAATTACAACGGTAAACTTCCCGGCCGGTGCTGGCTTTGCGGAGAGCATCCTTAGAGCTCTCTCCGCCGCCTGTTTAGCTATCTCCTCTGGTGGGTACTTTTCAAATATTGAGTAGTCTCCAAGGTGACCAACTGGCTCATAGCCCGTCTGGAGGACGTTCCCGTCTGAGGCTACAACGAGGGTATAGAAAACAATTCTTGGCCTTACATCTTCAACAATATCGCCGTTTGTATTAACGATTGTTACTTCTTGAAGTTGGTCTCTTAAGACAACAGTTACCTGTTTAATCCTGTCGCCGTGGGAACGGGCAACGTCGTTGGCGCGAAGGAGCAGGTCAATTTTCTTCTCCACAGGAACTTCAAAGTCCATCCCGCTAACTAAGTTGCTGTAGCGAGGCTCTCTCGTGTTAAAGTCAAGGACAACCTCTTTTTCGGCGTCAGCGGCAGCTGCTAAGCTCTCTATAACTCTTCTGATAGATTCCTCTGAAAGCTCGTTTGTGAACCCGTAGTAGGTTTTGAAGTTCTTAATGTAGCGAATGCCAACTCCAGCTTCTAAGCCAGAGGAGATGTTTTCAATCCTGTTGTCCTCACACTTGGCGGTAAAAGTGAACCTCTTCTCAAAGAAAAGGTCTCCGTAGTCTGCGCCTTTTTTCTTGAGCTCTTTAGCTCCGAAGATTCCAAGCTCTTTAAAGTCCAGAAGCATTTACAGCCCCCAGTCTCTAAGGTAGAGGAAGTCTTTATCTACCGTTCTCTGGGCAATTTTACAGATTATTGGAAGTCTCCTCTTATACTGGGAGGTTCTTACCATTTTTAAAACTTTGTCCACAACCTTTTCCTCGTAGCCTAAGGCTACTATCTCTTCTTTCCTGAGGCGGAGCTCCACGTAAGCCACCAAAATCTCGTCAAGGAGACGGTAGGAAAGTCCTATTTCCCCTTCATCCGTCTGTCCCGGCCAGAGGTCTGCTGACGGCTTTTTCTTAACAATTCTTTCCGGGACTCCAACGTAAGCGGCCATTTCCCAAACTTGAGTTTTATAGAGGTCTCCTAAGGGGTTGATATCGTGAGCGCCGTCGCCCCAGCGAGTTGAGTAGCCAATGAGGAGCTCGCTCTTGTTGCTTGTTCCAAGGACTAAAGCTCCCTTCCAGTGGGCAAAGTCGTAGAGGATGCTCATCCTCTCCCTTGCCATCTTATTGCCGCGCCTGATGTTGTCTGCGTCGGGGAAGTTGCTGTAGTAGGCATCTACCTGAGAGGTAATGTCTATCTCGTGGAACTCAATACCAAGGGTCTTTGCAACGAGCCTTGCGTCCTCAACTGACTCCTTTGCGCTGGTTCTATAGGGCATGGAAATGCCGATAACGTTTTCCTTGCCGAGGGCTAAAACGCCTAAGAATGCAGATAGAGCTGAATCTACGCCTCCGGAGATGCCTATAACTGCCTTTTTAAAGCCGGCCTTGTGAAACTCCTGCCTTATGAACTGGACAAGGACCTTTTTGATGAACTCTTTGTCTTTTATTGAAAGGAGCTCTGCAATTTTCTCCCTCATCCGAGTATTCTCCTGAGGTTGTTCATGACCATTTCTGGCTTTTCATCCCTTAAAAGTGGAAGGTTTATCCTCGCAGAGCGAATTAAAGACTCCTTGATTTCAACGGTGATGAGTTCCTCCTCAAAAGGAGACCCTTCTGCAACGATGTTACCGTAAGGGTCTGCAACGAAGGATTTTCCAGAGAAGACAAAACCGTCTTCTGTCCCGACCCTGTTAACAAAGAAAAAGTAACTGCCCGTCATTCGGGAGTAGAACTCCCCCATGTTCATCCAGACTTCAGCGTTACCGAACATTCCCTCTTCCCTGTACCCTCTACCGGGGCTGGCAGATAGTGCAAAGATGTGTTTTGCTCCCTGAATAAAGGCTAAATAAACCGTTGAAAAGTGCCAGAGGTCCTCACATATGAGTATGCACCCCTTTCCAACTGGTGAGGAGAAAGTTTCAACCTTGTTCCCTGCTCCTGTAAACCTTGCTTCGTCAAACATTCCGTAGGTTGGAAGGTAAACTTTCCTGTGAACGTGAACTATTTTGCCGTCCTTCATGTAGAAGGCAGAGTTAAAGAAGAGGTTCTCTTCTGTTTCCTCAATAAGTCCAACGATTATTCCTATTTCCCTACTGAGCTCTAAAAGGGGAATTAACCTCTCGTCTTCACGGGTCATTGCCACTTCAAAGGTTAAATCCTGTAGGGTGTATCCTGTAAGGCTAAGTTCTGGGAAGATGCAGAGGGAGGATTTTTCCCTTATCGCCTCTTTTACAAAGGCTACCGTTTTCTCAATATTTGCCTCTACGTCTCCAAGCTTTGGGTAAACCTGTGCAACCGAAACCCTCATTCCTACCACCTAAAGTCAAATCTAAAGTTTGTTTGGGTATCACTTCCCTTTCCTATACCCTTAGAAAATTTGAGACTAATAATACCATCAGCGAGTTTGGCCCAAAAGGCCGTAAGTTCAAAACCGGGAGCAATTAAGAGGTCATCCGGCCTACTTTTAAAGGCGTCGCCGACGGTTAAATTCGGCCGTAGAAAGACGCTCTTACCTACTATGGCCTTCTTTAAAGAGAAGTTCCACCTAAGGAAACGTTTGTTTATAGTTTTCTCGCTTTTGTAACCCGGTATGCCGGAGTTTACGAAAAATCCTTCCGAATACCCTACCTTTGTCCCTGCGGAGAAACTGCAGGAGTATGTGTCAACGTAATTTACGTGAATGTTGTTTTCCCAGTGGAAGAATAGT includes these proteins:
- a CDS encoding nitrilase-related carbon-nitrogen hydrolase, with product MRVSVAQVYPKLGDVEANIEKTVAFVKEAIREKSSLCIFPELSLTGYTLQDLTFEVAMTREDERLIPLLELSREIGIIVGLIEETEENLFFNSAFYMKDGKIVHVHRKVYLPTYGMFDEARFTGAGNKVETFSSPVGKGCILICEDLWHFSTVYLAFIQGAKHIFALSASPGRGYREEGMFGNAEVWMNMGEFYSRMTGSYFFFVNRVGTEDGFVFSGKSFVADPYGNIVAEGSPFEEELITVEIKESLIRSARINLPLLRDEKPEMVMNNLRRILG
- a CDS encoding efflux RND transporter periplasmic adaptor subunit, whose product is MARRLLIAAALLLAVSSCGSEESSLEPLKVKTVTGVKTATVQSTTVEEKETFSGTVIPDQEIFISPKVVGYLIEVKATPGKKVKKGEVLAVIDSSDIRPDVEKAKAGIKEIEAALKEISQAMEEVRAHRRAAEANLLLAEKTYRRFEELLKADAVSKQKFDEVKTQYEAAKANLEAVKAKEAQLKEREKALLAKKEQIEADLKKASAYLSYTYLKSPVDGVVLQKLVDSGNLVSPQTPVFKIGTYPLKVRAFIDNTYAGKIHVGDKVTVKVKGLKLVGTVSEVDRSSDPVSHKFGVKVTLPEAPNVIPGTYAVIEFPISSRKEISIPASAVYRVGSLEYVFVIENGTAHLRLIKTGKRKGDRVTVISGLHEGETIAVSGVSKLCDGAKVEG
- a CDS encoding TldD/PmbA family protein; this translates as MLLDFKELGIFGAKELKKKGADYGDLFFEKRFTFTAKCEDNRIENISSGLEAGVGIRYIKNFKTYYGFTNELSEESIRRVIESLAAAADAEKEVVLDFNTREPRYSNLVSGMDFEVPVEKKIDLLLRANDVARSHGDRIKQVTVVLRDQLQEVTIVNTNGDIVEDVRPRIVFYTLVVASDGNVLQTGYEPVGHLGDYSIFEKYPPEEIAKQAAERALRMLSAKPAPAGKFTVVISSKAGGTMIHEAVGHGLEADLANQGLSVYSGKIGEKVASELITVIDDGSMAGMYGSSGYDDEGTPTRKNVLIENGVLKSFMYDLTEAMKSGEFSTGNGRRQSYMHVPIPRMTNTYIAPGDTDPEEIIRDTKKGILVVKMGGGQVNTVNGDFIFEVSEGYLIENGEVTEPIRGVSLIGNGPEVLRQIDAVGNDLGFSIGTCGKDGQGVPVSDGLPTIRIPEITVGGTK
- a CDS encoding NAD+ synthase; amino-acid sequence: MREKIAELLSIKDKEFIKKVLVQFIRQEFHKAGFKKAVIGISGGVDSALSAFLGVLALGKENVIGISMPYRTSAKESVEDARLVAKTLGIEFHEIDITSQVDAYYSNFPDADNIRRGNKMARERMSILYDFAHWKGALVLGTSNKSELLIGYSTRWGDGAHDINPLGDLYKTQVWEMAAYVGVPERIVKKKPSADLWPGQTDEGEIGLSYRLLDEILVAYVELRLRKEEIVALGYEEKVVDKVLKMVRTSQYKRRLPIICKIAQRTVDKDFLYLRDWGL
- a CDS encoding glutamine amidotransferase-related protein, which translates into the protein MKLLAIKNIEIEGLGNFKKSFERRGVEITEINAFNGEEAREEDFDILLILGGPMGVYEEDKYPFLSYEKELIKKFYSSGKKVLGVCLGAQLIASAFGAKVYKGKWGKEIGWDFIYPQDQLEVIYQSEIEVFHWHGDTFDLPEGAVRMASSVKYRNQAFRIGNQVVGLQFHLEVTQEDVEKWIEAYREELKEEGIDTGIVRGTEEKWKRLELYCDVFVNYFLKL